Proteins from a genomic interval of Paenibacillus sp. FSL R5-0623:
- a CDS encoding response regulator transcription factor, producing the protein MEHVRVLVVDDHAHAREAICSILSEDSLFEVIGTASNGQEALELTGQWMPDLILMDVQMPGMDGLEATRQIKLRFPYVIVVMVTVSDDVTFLFEALKQGAQGYLLKNLTPSTWLEYLRAIVSDDAPLSKELAYRILQEFPAPRSEDVQDNPLTARELEILQWVSAGYTNREIADQLGISDQTVKNHLKNILQKLQLENRVQLTRYALESGLAGRKLRK; encoded by the coding sequence ATGGAACATGTACGTGTATTGGTTGTTGATGATCATGCGCATGCGCGGGAAGCGATCTGTAGCATTTTATCCGAGGACAGCCTGTTTGAAGTGATTGGTACAGCTTCGAATGGACAGGAAGCGTTGGAGCTCACCGGGCAATGGATGCCCGACCTGATCCTGATGGACGTGCAGATGCCGGGCATGGATGGACTGGAAGCCACCCGTCAGATCAAGCTGCGATTCCCTTATGTTATTGTTGTTATGGTCACAGTATCGGATGATGTGACGTTTCTGTTCGAAGCACTGAAACAAGGCGCTCAAGGCTATTTGCTCAAAAATCTAACACCTTCCACCTGGCTTGAATACCTGCGCGCCATCGTCAGTGACGACGCACCCCTCAGTAAGGAACTGGCCTACCGGATTTTGCAGGAGTTTCCCGCACCACGCAGTGAAGATGTGCAAGATAACCCGCTAACGGCGCGGGAACTTGAGATCCTGCAATGGGTATCCGCGGGATATACCAATCGGGAGATTGCCGATCAACTCGGTATTTCAGACCAGACCGTGAAGAATCATCTCAAAAACATTTTGCAGAAGCTCCAGCTTGAAAATCGGGTACAACTCACCCGCTATGCGCTAGAGAGCGGGCTTGCGGGACGTAAACTTCGCAAATAG
- a CDS encoding histidine kinase — translation MSYKQIKWMILLIPTFTVGIWEYIRHQFLMPYLSMDAGNWLTPVIVYLVSVTLLSRLFHMLEGARAALEQERAAKAALEARDQLARELHDGISQSLFLLSVKTDKAGRSLAGSGHEHEIQEIQKTVHEVNTYVRQAIAQLRFVPSSTLTSEIISLHAQVEVLVKETVPGAQIHWDLSGVTFSAKEQVELLACIREGLLNVRKHAQATRVQVHAEGNPIAWFIYIQDNGNGLRGDPLHLKDRYGLRITKERAAEMGWSFTLDSRPGHTRMTVGKEHT, via the coding sequence ATGTCCTATAAACAAATTAAATGGATGATTCTGCTGATCCCCACTTTCACGGTTGGCATCTGGGAATATATTCGCCATCAGTTTCTGATGCCATACCTTTCGATGGACGCTGGAAACTGGTTAACACCCGTCATCGTTTACCTCGTCAGCGTGACACTGCTCAGCCGATTGTTCCACATGCTCGAAGGTGCCAGGGCTGCTCTGGAGCAGGAACGTGCAGCGAAAGCAGCGCTGGAAGCTCGTGACCAATTGGCACGGGAACTTCACGACGGCATATCTCAGTCTCTTTTCTTGCTGTCCGTGAAGACCGATAAAGCAGGCCGTAGTCTGGCAGGGAGCGGACATGAGCATGAGATCCAAGAGATTCAAAAAACCGTGCATGAAGTCAATACATATGTAAGGCAAGCGATTGCCCAGTTGCGTTTTGTTCCCTCCTCTACGCTAACATCAGAAATTATTTCACTGCATGCGCAGGTCGAAGTTCTCGTCAAAGAAACGGTACCTGGTGCACAGATTCATTGGGACCTCAGTGGTGTAACGTTCTCTGCCAAGGAGCAAGTGGAACTGCTCGCCTGTATCCGCGAAGGTTTACTGAATGTACGCAAACATGCGCAGGCTACCCGCGTTCAGGTTCACGCGGAAGGTAACCCAATTGCCTGGTTCATTTATATTCAGGATAATGGGAATGGACTACGTGGAGATCCTCTTCATCTGAAGGATCGGTACGGACTGCGAATTACGAAGGAGCGTGCTGCCGAGATGGGTTGGTCTTTTACCCTCGATTCAAGACCGGGGCATACCCGAATGACGGTAGGAAAGGAGCATACTTAA
- a CDS encoding diguanylate cyclase, with translation MNFIRNLIHKADRSSMYVILLSCTGIGVFLYMNKWSYLHLTTADWVMVYTMLGAALILDYFTFQIPPKGNQQSMDSSVYLACIFMFGGAFSLSVLLPVSIILLIKERKLTWWKHIVNFSIYSLMITGAAAVFEWTGGQSGTLDGYNLIPYFAALAAYFIINTITLGLFFHFSTKDALQQMKRAFVTESLLVYLCTLILALVLTILVVHNGVLGLLLYLSLSILLSHAFKQLFVMYQTIEEKANTDQRTGLFNHSYFESMLENELTTARTQGTPLCLGLIDIDDFKKYNDRFGHLQGDSLLALLGDFLMRKTEGTPVTAFRYGGEEFTLLMPGMELDESYRFMNKLRKQLNDTPFEGVEVFPHGCLSFSAGVAPYQVDMYNKSQLVDQADKALYYAKKQGKNNVHRHGSNDGMEHEIDLVQDVRDIEQQLNLFRYKDMDTFKHSKRVYKYALDISELLALDNAEKRRFVLGALIHDIGKLEIPWSILNKKDKLTAEEWETIKGHVTWGKKMVITNDRFADLIPYIELHHERYDGKGYPYGLKGNEIPRLCRMLTVIDSFDAMTTERPYQETKNVEEAIRELRACSGSQFDPELAELFIQYIEKRTAQQQLQ, from the coding sequence ATGAACTTTATTCGTAACCTTATCCATAAGGCAGATCGAAGCAGTATGTATGTTATTTTGCTTAGTTGTACCGGGATCGGTGTTTTTCTGTACATGAACAAGTGGTCTTATCTTCATCTAACCACGGCGGATTGGGTCATGGTCTACACCATGCTGGGTGCGGCGTTAATTCTGGATTATTTCACATTCCAGATTCCACCCAAAGGCAATCAGCAATCCATGGATTCATCGGTATACCTTGCCTGTATATTCATGTTTGGCGGAGCTTTCAGTTTATCTGTACTGCTTCCTGTCTCCATCATCCTGTTAATCAAAGAGCGCAAGCTTACCTGGTGGAAACACATTGTCAATTTCAGCATCTACAGTCTCATGATTACAGGAGCAGCTGCCGTGTTTGAGTGGACTGGTGGGCAATCGGGAACTCTGGACGGCTATAACCTGATTCCTTATTTTGCAGCACTCGCAGCCTACTTCATCATCAACACAATCACACTTGGCTTATTCTTTCATTTCTCCACAAAGGATGCATTACAGCAGATGAAGCGGGCATTCGTAACCGAATCCCTGCTGGTTTATTTATGTACGCTGATTCTGGCGCTTGTCCTGACGATTCTGGTTGTACACAATGGCGTGCTCGGTCTGTTGTTGTATCTGAGTCTCAGTATTCTGCTCTCCCATGCATTCAAGCAGTTGTTTGTCATGTATCAGACCATTGAGGAGAAAGCTAACACGGATCAACGCACAGGCCTGTTCAACCACAGTTACTTTGAAAGTATGTTGGAAAATGAACTGACTACCGCTCGTACGCAGGGAACGCCGCTCTGTCTGGGGCTTATTGATATTGATGATTTCAAAAAGTATAACGATCGGTTTGGCCACCTACAAGGTGACAGTCTGCTGGCTCTGCTGGGAGATTTTCTGATGCGCAAGACGGAAGGCACACCTGTTACCGCCTTTCGTTATGGAGGGGAAGAGTTTACTTTGCTCATGCCAGGCATGGAACTGGACGAATCCTACAGGTTCATGAACAAGCTGCGTAAACAACTGAACGACACGCCATTTGAAGGTGTTGAAGTGTTTCCACACGGTTGTCTCTCCTTCTCTGCTGGCGTCGCGCCCTATCAGGTGGATATGTATAACAAATCCCAGCTCGTAGATCAGGCGGATAAAGCACTGTATTATGCGAAGAAACAGGGCAAGAACAACGTGCACCGCCACGGCAGCAATGATGGCATGGAACACGAGATTGATCTGGTACAGGACGTTCGTGACATCGAGCAGCAGCTCAATCTGTTCAGATACAAGGATATGGATACGTTTAAACATTCCAAACGGGTCTACAAATATGCACTGGATATCAGTGAATTGCTTGCACTAGACAATGCGGAAAAACGTCGTTTCGTGCTGGGAGCACTGATTCATGACATCGGAAAACTGGAGATTCCTTGGTCCATTCTGAACAAAAAGGACAAGCTCACTGCAGAAGAATGGGAAACGATCAAAGGACATGTCACCTGGGGCAAAAAAATGGTGATCACGAACGATCGCTTCGCCGATCTGATTCCGTATATTGAACTTCACCACGAGCGCTATGATGGCAAAGGCTATCCTTATGGCCTGAAGGGTAACGAGATTCCCCGGCTGTGCCGGATGCTGACCGTGATTGACTCCTTTGATGCCATGACGACAGAGCGGCCATATCAGGAAACCAAGAACGTGGAAGAAGCGATTCGGGAGCTACGCGCATGTTCGGGTTCACAGTTCGATCCGGAGCTTGCCGAGTTGTTCATTCAATATATTGAGAAAAGAACCGCTCAGCAACAGTTGCAGTAA
- a CDS encoding DUF5317 domain-containing protein, whose translation MVYDGILLGLIVGFFRGGLRHGLNQFAALKLRSGWIFPVLLLIQFFIFYLQERFEWVASINGYLFAAVYITGLAFLWLNRHHTGFMLIWIGVFLNFAVMAVNGGRMPVSVEASAVLGPYYVDMLREGGAVSKHFMMDASTNLPFLGDIIPLSSPYPRTQVISIGDVVMNVGIFLFIQYMMVNRDKKAVQPAKTHQA comes from the coding sequence ATGGTATATGACGGTATTCTACTAGGCTTAATCGTTGGATTTTTTCGGGGCGGGTTGCGGCATGGGCTCAACCAGTTTGCAGCACTCAAACTGCGAAGCGGCTGGATTTTCCCTGTATTGTTACTAATCCAGTTCTTTATTTTCTATCTCCAGGAACGATTCGAATGGGTGGCATCCATTAATGGATATCTCTTTGCTGCCGTTTACATTACAGGGCTCGCTTTCCTGTGGCTCAACAGACACCATACCGGGTTCATGCTCATCTGGATTGGGGTATTTCTCAATTTTGCCGTTATGGCTGTAAATGGTGGGCGCATGCCTGTTTCTGTGGAAGCCTCCGCTGTACTGGGTCCCTATTATGTAGACATGCTCAGGGAAGGCGGCGCCGTATCAAAGCATTTTATGATGGATGCATCTACAAATCTGCCTTTTCTCGGTGATATCATACCACTCTCCAGCCCTTATCCACGGACTCAGGTGATCAGTATCGGTGATGTGGTCATGAACGTTGGCATATTCCTTTTTATCCAATACATGATGGTGAATCGGGACAAAAAGGCTGTGCAACCTGCTAAAACTCATCAGGCTTGA
- a CDS encoding BMP family protein: protein MKRGLSFVLSIIMLAILLAACGNSASKDEQSAQGSDSEKSLRMALVLPEKIGVNPFFVQMDEGFKKAGEEFKVDTKTIESTDPAAFEQNLRAAVAENYDLIITATFQAEDALKKVAAENPDKSFAIVDTTVDLPNVRSVGFREYEGAYLLGAAAGLSTKTDKVGMIAAMDVPLIKKYTEGFKAGLESVNPDAEFLVNYVGGFNDPAKAKELALVQFGKGADFIAGASAVGDLGVFEAAKEKGFYTSGQDTDRTVEDPEHIVLSQLKSTDTVAYETVKDFVEGNFKAGAVNYGLKEDGVGLTYVTRDSESPLNAFVGQEVIDQVKAINDDIVSGKIVVKDPLQQ from the coding sequence ATGAAAAGAGGTTTATCGTTCGTCTTATCGATCATCATGTTGGCTATTTTGTTAGCAGCTTGTGGAAATTCGGCTTCCAAAGACGAACAATCCGCCCAAGGCAGTGATTCTGAGAAATCTCTTCGGATGGCCCTCGTACTTCCCGAAAAAATAGGAGTTAACCCTTTCTTTGTACAGATGGATGAAGGCTTCAAAAAAGCAGGTGAAGAATTCAAAGTAGACACCAAGACGATTGAATCGACAGACCCGGCAGCATTTGAACAAAATCTGCGTGCTGCGGTTGCCGAGAATTATGATCTGATTATTACAGCAACTTTCCAGGCAGAAGATGCATTGAAGAAAGTCGCAGCAGAGAATCCGGACAAGTCCTTTGCAATTGTAGATACAACCGTTGATCTTCCCAACGTTCGTAGCGTTGGTTTCCGTGAATATGAAGGGGCGTACCTGCTCGGTGCAGCTGCTGGATTGTCCACCAAAACAGACAAAGTCGGCATGATCGCAGCAATGGATGTACCATTGATCAAGAAATATACAGAAGGTTTCAAAGCTGGATTGGAATCCGTGAATCCGGATGCAGAATTCCTCGTGAACTATGTAGGTGGATTTAATGACCCGGCCAAAGCCAAAGAATTGGCGCTGGTACAATTCGGCAAAGGCGCTGACTTCATCGCTGGCGCATCCGCTGTCGGCGATCTCGGCGTGTTCGAAGCAGCCAAAGAAAAAGGATTCTACACATCAGGTCAGGATACGGACCGTACCGTTGAAGACCCGGAACATATCGTATTGTCTCAATTGAAATCAACGGATACCGTTGCTTATGAGACTGTGAAAGATTTTGTGGAAGGCAATTTCAAAGCAGGTGCAGTGAACTATGGCTTGAAAGAAGACGGTGTAGGCCTGACTTACGTTACACGTGACAGCGAATCTCCATTGAATGCTTTCGTTGGACAAGAAGTAATCGACCAAGTGAAAGCAATCAATGATGATATCGTATCCGGAAAAATCGTAGTCAAAGATCCATTGCAACAATAG
- a CDS encoding ABC transporter ATP-binding protein produces MLLEMEQITKKYGGFTANRDIRFNLREGEIHALVGENGAGKTTLMRMLYGMEQPTSGTIKVRGREVSFATPSQAMASGIGMVHQHFMLFPSFTVAENIVIGREPAKAGAFDRKKAAAQVNELGRKYGMPVDPWKKVSECPLGMQQRVEILKVLHQGADIIILDEPSAVLTPLEVKELLANMKSLAKLGKTFVLITHKLQEVMDVADRITVLRDGQVTGTLEAKDTHMEELSRLMVGRELVRMDKQPSVPAEAVLQVEGINLSGAKDRSALKEIHMEVRKGEVVGIAGISGNGQSELIQVIAGLRKADSGRVLLSGQDTTNWPVRRIREHGLAHIPEDRYMWGAAKDASVRENGLMGHHHRLQSRGIIKAKAARTMVESWIQQFSIKTGSAETKAQFLSGGNLQKLIAAREFAQDTPFLIAAEPTRGVDIGAMETIHAELLRKRSEGAGILLISSELSEILQLSDRIIVMYEGEIAGELRAEEATEEQISLLMAGGKERI; encoded by the coding sequence ATGCTGTTGGAGATGGAGCAGATTACGAAGAAATACGGCGGCTTCACCGCTAACCGTGACATCCGTTTTAATTTGCGTGAGGGAGAGATTCATGCCCTGGTAGGTGAGAACGGGGCCGGTAAAACAACCTTGATGCGTATGCTGTACGGTATGGAACAGCCCACGTCAGGCACAATCAAAGTCCGCGGACGTGAGGTGAGCTTTGCCACGCCGTCCCAGGCGATGGCAAGTGGCATCGGCATGGTGCATCAGCATTTCATGCTGTTCCCTTCCTTTACGGTGGCGGAGAACATCGTGATCGGACGCGAACCGGCTAAGGCAGGTGCATTTGACCGCAAAAAAGCAGCGGCTCAGGTAAATGAGCTTGGCAGAAAATACGGCATGCCGGTGGACCCGTGGAAAAAAGTTTCCGAGTGCCCGCTTGGCATGCAGCAGCGTGTTGAAATTCTCAAGGTGCTGCATCAGGGCGCAGACATCATTATATTGGATGAACCTTCGGCGGTACTGACACCGCTGGAAGTGAAGGAATTGCTGGCGAACATGAAATCACTCGCCAAGCTGGGCAAAACCTTTGTCCTGATCACGCACAAGCTGCAAGAAGTTATGGATGTAGCAGACCGGATCACGGTGCTTCGGGATGGTCAGGTGACAGGTACGTTGGAAGCGAAGGATACACATATGGAGGAATTGTCCCGTCTGATGGTTGGTCGTGAACTTGTGCGTATGGACAAGCAGCCATCGGTTCCAGCGGAAGCGGTGCTTCAGGTGGAAGGGATCAATCTGTCCGGAGCGAAGGATCGTTCGGCGCTCAAGGAAATCCATATGGAGGTTCGAAAAGGTGAGGTGGTTGGTATAGCGGGTATCTCGGGTAACGGCCAGTCGGAACTGATTCAGGTCATTGCCGGACTGCGTAAGGCGGATAGTGGTCGCGTCTTGCTCTCCGGGCAGGATACAACCAACTGGCCTGTACGGCGCATCCGGGAGCATGGACTTGCTCATATCCCGGAAGATCGTTACATGTGGGGAGCGGCCAAGGATGCGAGTGTTCGCGAGAACGGACTAATGGGACACCATCATCGCTTGCAGTCACGCGGCATTATCAAAGCCAAAGCAGCAAGAACAATGGTAGAGAGTTGGATCCAACAGTTCAGCATCAAGACAGGTTCTGCGGAGACCAAGGCACAGTTTCTGTCCGGAGGAAACTTGCAGAAGCTGATTGCCGCTCGTGAATTTGCACAGGATACACCGTTTCTGATTGCAGCCGAACCAACACGTGGTGTGGATATCGGAGCGATGGAGACGATTCATGCCGAATTGCTGCGCAAGCGTAGCGAGGGTGCGGGTATTCTACTCATTTCATCAGAGTTGTCCGAAATTTTGCAATTATCTGATCGGATTATTGTCATGTATGAAGGTGAGATTGCGGGAGAATTGAGAGCAGAGGAAGCGACTGAGGAACAGATCAGCTTGTTAATGGCAGGAGGGAAAGAGCGGATATGA
- a CDS encoding ABC transporter permease has protein sequence MNRVKETLRGLVQPLLAVFIGLIAGAVAILIVGGNVVDTYAEMWKGAFGNFYFFTNTLARSTPIILAGLGVALAFRAGFFNMGAEGQMILGGLSAALTALYLPGPGWFVCIAAIVAGILAGGIWSLFAGWLDARFGMNLLITTLLLNYIAIYFGGYMVSYPFKDTTGSAAMAQTPMIDQSIWLPKLFQGMGLHAGFIIAIVAAILIYWFTHKTVTGYEIRMLGSNPSFATYGGVRRIRMMMLSMVISGGLAGLAGAGEVLGTQYRFLDGSLSSASYAWSGIMATLLARSHPLGTAVAAILLAALQTGAMGMERNTDVPLEVGSVIQAVLTLFVSAQIGYSFLKRRKEKKSNATTV, from the coding sequence ATGAATCGGGTAAAAGAAACACTTCGCGGACTCGTGCAGCCGCTGCTTGCCGTATTCATCGGTCTGATTGCAGGGGCTGTGGCGATTCTGATCGTTGGCGGTAATGTGGTGGATACGTATGCGGAGATGTGGAAAGGGGCCTTCGGCAACTTCTACTTCTTCACGAATACGCTGGCTCGTTCCACACCAATTATCTTGGCAGGGCTTGGCGTAGCATTGGCATTCCGTGCCGGATTCTTTAATATGGGAGCGGAAGGCCAGATGATTCTTGGCGGGCTTAGTGCCGCGCTCACGGCGCTCTATCTGCCAGGCCCAGGCTGGTTTGTGTGTATTGCTGCGATTGTGGCAGGTATTCTTGCCGGGGGAATCTGGTCCCTGTTTGCAGGGTGGCTGGATGCGCGTTTCGGCATGAATCTGTTGATCACAACCTTACTACTTAACTATATTGCCATTTATTTCGGGGGCTACATGGTCTCCTATCCATTCAAGGACACTACAGGATCTGCTGCGATGGCTCAAACACCCATGATTGACCAGAGTATCTGGTTGCCAAAGTTGTTCCAGGGCATGGGGCTGCATGCAGGCTTCATTATTGCCATTGTAGCAGCTATTCTGATCTACTGGTTCACACATAAAACGGTGACCGGTTATGAAATCCGCATGCTCGGCAGCAACCCGTCCTTTGCAACCTACGGTGGTGTTCGCCGCATTCGCATGATGATGCTGTCCATGGTCATTAGTGGCGGACTTGCTGGACTCGCGGGTGCGGGGGAAGTGCTTGGTACACAGTACCGTTTCCTTGATGGCTCGTTGTCATCGGCAAGTTACGCATGGAGCGGCATTATGGCAACGCTGCTTGCCCGCTCACATCCACTCGGTACTGCTGTGGCAGCTATTTTGCTGGCTGCTTTACAGACAGGTGCCATGGGGATGGAACGGAACACAGATGTGCCGCTGGAAGTTGGCAGTGTCATCCAGGCTGTATTGACGTTATTTGTATCAGCTCAGATCGGTTATTCATTCCTGAAGCGGAGAAAGGAGAAAAAGTCCAATGCAACAACTGTTTGA
- a CDS encoding ABC transporter permease: MQQLFDAAMFGSTLRIMTPILLAALGGALCSRVGLFNVGLEGLVLIGAFSAIVGNYLFGNVLLAVLFSIIIVMLFSALFAFISINLKANAIVVGISLNFLAAGVTTFALRAIFDVKGAYYDKDMVGLPKWDIPLIKDIPWVGDVISGHSPLVYLGIVLVIALQFYLFKSVSGFRLRSVGENPIAAQSIGIKVRGIQYGAVLMCGVLCALAGAQLSLGQVTMFTEGMTAGRGFIALVATMLGQANPLGVMGSSVLFGFMEALSIRLQGFSLPTHFTLMLPYIVTLVAMFFFKDRTYAQDALKAGGSSR, from the coding sequence ATGCAACAACTGTTTGATGCAGCCATGTTTGGCTCAACCTTGCGGATTATGACTCCAATCCTGCTTGCAGCGCTCGGTGGGGCTTTGTGTTCTCGTGTCGGTCTGTTCAACGTCGGTCTTGAAGGACTGGTTCTGATCGGTGCGTTCTCCGCGATTGTCGGTAATTATCTGTTTGGCAATGTGCTGCTGGCTGTACTCTTTTCCATTATAATTGTGATGTTATTCTCGGCGCTCTTTGCCTTTATAAGCATTAATCTGAAGGCCAACGCCATCGTGGTCGGGATCTCGCTCAACTTCCTGGCTGCAGGGGTGACGACCTTTGCACTGCGTGCGATTTTTGATGTGAAAGGTGCATACTACGACAAAGACATGGTGGGACTTCCCAAGTGGGATATTCCATTGATTAAGGACATTCCGTGGGTCGGCGATGTAATATCGGGACATAGTCCGCTAGTCTACCTCGGTATTGTGCTCGTGATTGCATTACAATTCTATCTGTTCAAAAGTGTATCCGGCTTCCGCCTGCGCTCCGTCGGTGAGAACCCGATTGCAGCACAGAGCATCGGGATCAAGGTACGGGGTATCCAGTATGGTGCCGTTCTGATGTGCGGTGTGTTGTGCGCTCTGGCTGGAGCACAGTTGTCGCTCGGTCAGGTGACGATGTTTACCGAAGGCATGACTGCTGGTCGTGGTTTTATAGCGCTGGTGGCAACAATGTTAGGACAAGCCAATCCGCTTGGCGTGATGGGCTCCAGTGTGCTGTTTGGCTTCATGGAAGCATTGAGTATTCGTCTGCAAGGATTCTCCCTGCCAACGCATTTCACGTTGATGCTGCCGTATATTGTGACGCTGGTCGCGATGTTCTTTTTCAAAGACCGTACCTATGCACAGGATGCACTGAAAGCGGGCGGAAGCTCGCGTTAA
- a CDS encoding sulfite oxidase-like oxidoreductase, whose protein sequence is MHNKAERLKKSKTPAPKTGNDHGDRLPPGQMLTEKFPILHEGEVPEYDLSTWDLKVFGEVEEEKVFSLAELQAMPQVNTVSDIHCVTRWSKFDTPWEGIRFSDFVKLLGVKPEAKYVMIHADHDYETNVPLEELMHDDVLLAFKYNGEPLTPKHGFPLRMVVPQLYFWKSAKWIRGLEFMTEDRNGFWEVNGFHHFADPFKEQRFSGEDLPIPEDEWTKKEFD, encoded by the coding sequence TTGCATAACAAGGCTGAACGTTTGAAAAAAAGTAAAACCCCGGCACCCAAAACAGGTAACGATCACGGAGATCGGCTGCCGCCAGGACAGATGCTGACGGAGAAATTCCCGATTCTGCATGAAGGGGAAGTGCCGGAATACGACCTGTCCACCTGGGACTTGAAGGTATTCGGCGAAGTGGAGGAAGAGAAGGTGTTCTCTCTAGCTGAGTTGCAGGCGATGCCTCAGGTGAACACGGTGAGTGATATTCACTGTGTTACCCGCTGGTCGAAATTCGATACGCCGTGGGAAGGTATTCGCTTCTCCGATTTTGTGAAACTTCTGGGAGTTAAGCCGGAAGCCAAATACGTCATGATTCATGCGGATCATGATTATGAAACAAATGTACCGCTTGAAGAATTGATGCATGATGACGTATTGCTTGCATTCAAATACAATGGCGAGCCACTGACGCCCAAGCATGGTTTTCCGCTGCGTATGGTTGTGCCACAACTTTACTTCTGGAAGAGTGCGAAGTGGATACGTGGTCTGGAGTTTATGACAGAAGACCGTAATGGATTCTGGGAAGTGAATGGTTTCCACCATTTTGCCGATCCGTTCAAGGAACAACGCTTCTCGGGTGAAGATCTGCCGATTCCGGAAGACGAGTGGACGAAGAAGGAGTTTGATTAA
- a CDS encoding nucleoside phosphorylase: protein MLMPILQIHSEDMPAYAIVCGDPARAEKISHKLEQARELAFSREYRTFVGLYEGVQIAVVSHGVGSPGAAVCFEELIRAGVTTLIRVGTAGSYTADYPAGSVIVSTAAVRTDGLTRQLVPDGFPAVADIGVTQALIEAAREQGNAANAESATAAGKVGVGITVTLDAFFAGVEEIPHRKYKQAGALAAEMEIAALYIVSTLRGARAGAIVAIDGFADSDLAAEYDPHTDAVGQAVEREINAALRALATLAREDQA, encoded by the coding sequence ATGTTGATGCCTATTTTGCAGATTCATTCGGAAGACATGCCGGCATACGCCATCGTCTGTGGTGATCCGGCACGTGCGGAGAAGATTTCCCATAAGTTGGAGCAAGCGAGAGAACTGGCGTTCAGTCGGGAGTATCGTACATTTGTTGGTTTGTATGAAGGGGTACAGATCGCTGTGGTCAGCCATGGTGTAGGTTCACCTGGAGCAGCTGTCTGCTTCGAGGAATTGATTCGCGCGGGTGTGACAACTCTGATTCGTGTAGGTACGGCGGGATCGTATACAGCTGATTATCCGGCAGGCAGTGTGATTGTGAGTACAGCAGCTGTTCGTACGGATGGGTTGACTCGCCAACTGGTGCCGGATGGTTTCCCAGCGGTAGCGGACATTGGGGTGACACAAGCGTTGATTGAAGCTGCTCGTGAGCAGGGGAACGCAGCAAATGCCGAATCTGCGACTGCAGCGGGCAAAGTGGGCGTTGGTATCACCGTAACGCTGGATGCGTTCTTTGCAGGCGTGGAAGAGATTCCACACCGCAAGTATAAGCAGGCTGGAGCACTTGCGGCCGAGATGGAAATTGCGGCGCTCTACATCGTCAGCACCTTACGTGGCGCGCGTGCCGGAGCCATTGTCGCGATCGATGGATTCGCGGACAGCGACCTGGCTGCCGAGTATGATCCACATACGGATGCGGTTGGACAAGCGGTGGAGCGTGAGATTAATGCAGCGCTACGCGCACTCGCCACGCTTGCTCGCGAGGATCAGGCATAG
- a CDS encoding GNAT family N-acetyltransferase, whose translation MAEMRDYSGVSLLMDELHQMHVEARPDLYRALETRMEEKEFTELLETDKRFLYVAESSETGLILGYGSAQLSVIQDNPLMVDRRMLYIHELVVDNKHRGQGTGKQLLQAFIELGRELQAHSVELSVSTFNSGAQAFYEQMGLVVRSSRMEYTL comes from the coding sequence ATGGCAGAAATGAGGGACTACTCTGGCGTGTCATTGTTGATGGATGAGCTGCACCAGATGCATGTTGAGGCACGGCCGGATCTATACAGAGCGTTAGAGACCAGAATGGAGGAAAAGGAGTTCACCGAACTGCTGGAAACGGACAAGCGTTTCCTATATGTTGCCGAGTCTTCCGAAACGGGGCTGATTCTGGGTTACGGGAGCGCGCAGTTAAGTGTAATTCAGGATAACCCATTGATGGTGGATCGCAGGATGTTGTACATCCATGAACTTGTAGTGGATAACAAACATCGGGGCCAAGGAACAGGTAAACAGTTACTACAAGCATTCATCGAGCTAGGGAGAGAGCTTCAGGCACACAGCGTGGAATTATCCGTGTCGACTTTTAACTCTGGTGCACAGGCTTTCTATGAACAGATGGGTCTGGTTGTCCGCAGTAGCAGGATGGAGTATACCTTGTAA